The genomic segment ACGTCTTACATGCTTCCAATATATTTAGTGTACCTTCTACATTTGTTCTAACATATGCAGCAGGTGACTGATAAGAATATGGTATAGCAATTAAAGCTGCTAGATGAAATACAACATCTTTACCTTTAATAACTTTAGAAATATTATCATACTCTCTTATATCCCCTGTATATACTTCTATTTCTTTTTTTACATGCTTATCTAATGTTTCAATCCATCCCCAGTTATTAAACGAATTGTATTGTACCAAAGCTGTTACATTCGCCCCTAACTCAACTAATCTCTCAGTTAAGTGGCTACCAATAAATCCATCTGCTCCTGTTACTAAAACCTTTTTATTCTTTAGTTGCACAAGCCTCACTCCTAAAAATATTATAATAATCCTGAATAGCTCGTTCATAATCAGGAATCTGTCCAATATCTAACCAATATTCCCTAATTGGAAAACTTCCTACATTACAATTATTTTCTAAAGCTTTATTTATAAGTTCTGTAATGTCATAGTATTCATTATCAGGTATATACTCTATAAGTTCTGGATTTACGCAATATATACCACCGTTTACAAAAAAATTCATTTTAGGTTTTTCCTCAATTTTTTGAACCCTTGTCTCATTAATATCCAAAACTCCATAAGGGATTTGTATATCATACTTTTTGCTTGCAATAGTAATATCAAACTTATTATTTTTATGATACTCTAGAAAACGTTCAAAATTAACCTTGGTCAGTATGTCACCATTCATTACAATAAAAGGCTTATCCAGGTATTGTTTTGCTAATTTTAACGCTCCTGCTGTACCTAAACGTTGCTTTTCATGGATATATTCTATGTTTACATCAAAATCTTTACCGTCTCTAAAATAGCTCTCAATTATTTGTGCCTTATAATTTACAGCTAATAAAATATTTTTAAAGCCATATGAACTTAACTGTTCAATAATAGTTTCTAAAATAGGTTTATCCCCTATTTTCAACATTGGCTTAGGAACTTCATAAGTTAAAGGCCTCAATCTTGTTCCCAAACCTCCTGCCATAATTACTGCCCAATTTTCTTTGTCACTCTTCTTTAAAATATCATTTAACAGAACAATATCTATAACTCTTCCATCATCATCTAATATAGGGATTTGCCGTATTTGCTTTATCTCAAATAATCTATTTATAAACCTTTTAGATGCACCTTGTCCAACAAAAACATAGTTCTCATTCATAATTTTTTCTGCTTTTTCTTCAAAACTCATACCTTTTAGAATTGCTCTCCTTATATCTCCATCAGTTATCGTTCCCAATAAATGTCTCTCTTCATTAACAACCAAAGCAATTCCTAATGCACCTCTATCAATTACCTCAATAATATCTTTAATTTTCATATCAGGACTGATAAGTATGTTACTAATATCTCTTCTCATTTTCATCATCCTTATATTTTATATTTTTAGCTGGTATTCCAACGACAATAGCATTATCTGGAATATCTTCTATAACTACAGCTCCTGCTCCAATAGTTACATTATTACCTATTTTTACTCCTTGAATTATTGTGCTTCCAATACCTATAAAAGACCCTTTACCTATTTTAACTCCACCAGCTATCTTAACTCCTGGAGATATGTGAACATGGTCTCCTATAACACAATCATGCTCTATAATCGACCCAGTATTGATAATACAATTATTTCCAATGCGAGTACAAGCATTAATTATCACACCTGGTAATATTACATTACCATTTTCCATAAAAACTTGTTCACCAATAATTGCTTGTGGATGAATAACATTAATAAAACTAAAACCTATTCGTTTTACCTTATCGTACAGACTTATTCTATAACTATTATCTTTTATGCTCCCCAAAGTAATTAGAGCTTTATTTATACCACTATTACGAATTTCTTGAAGTTTGCTATCATTCCCTATAATAGGAACATTTAAAACCTTTTCTCCAATACTTCGTATATCTGTTATACCAACTATTTCATATCTATTTTCTCTTTTTATAGCATCAATAACCACCTTACAATGGCCACCGCCGCCTATTAGAATGACTTTTTCTTTCATATTTGGTTAAACCCCTTCTACTATTTGAAAGATAATTTTTTCTTTAATAAATTTTTATTTAATAAAGCCTCCTTGATAATTTTCACAACTTGGCTACTACAATCACCAGAACCATATATATTAATTTTATTATTTAAAGAGTTTCTAAACTCCTTATTCAAAGCTTTATTAATACCTTCAACAATGTCATCCTCATTATAAGACACATCTACCACATTAGGTGGTCGCATCCTTCCCTTTTGTCTATTTCCAATATTAACTGTAGGTAATTTAAAAAATGGTGATTCTAAAATACCACTAGATGAATTACCTATCATAACATCAGAGTATTTAAGCAAGCTCAAATATCTTATTTGCCCCAAACTAAAATATACATGTGCATTTTGATGATGTGTTTGAAATTGTTTTATTTTATCAATTATTAATCTTCCACCACTATCCGCATTAGGATAAGTAAATATTATATTAGCTTTAAATCTACTCAAAGCATTCAAAAGATTATCTATCTGATACTCAAGACTATCATTTTCTAATGTTACTGGATGATAAGTTACCACAAAATTCGTATTATCTAGTTTTATACCTAATTCTTTCTCAAGTTGTGTTTTGCTAAGTAAAGGTAATCTTTTTATATTTTCAAAAGCAATGATGCCTATATTATGAACTCTCCATTCTTCTTCTCCCATTTTTATAATTCTTTGTCTATAAAATTCACTTTGAGCAAAATGTATATGCGAGAGTTTAGTTACTGCATGTCTAATCTGTTCATCTATCGCTCCTTCAGTTGACTCTCCACCACATAAATGTGCAATAGGTATATTCATAGCCACAGCCGTGGAAGCTGCAGCTAATACTTCATATCGGTCGCCTAGTATTAGTAAAATATCTGGTCTTAATCTTTCAAGAGATTGAGCCAAACTTATCATAAGCACTCCCATAGATTTAGCTATACCTTGCTCACTATCTGTTGAAAGAATCATATCTATTTTTTCAGCTATTGGTATACCACTTTTCTCAATTTCTTTAACCGTTAGACCATATTCAGGTGACAAATGAGTACCAGTTACAATTAATTGAAGCTCTAAGTTCGGATCATCATGTATTGTTTTTATTATCCAATACAATAATCCATATTCTGCTCTTGTTCCTGTTAATACTGCAATCCTGGTCATTAAGCATCCTCTTTTCTAATCATATTCCACGTAATAGGAGTATCTTCTTTTATGCTCTGTACAGCTTTATAACCTATTATTTCATCAATGTACTTTGGTTTTATCCCATACTCTGGTCTTTTTATTGCTATCTTATCCTCAGTGATTACTTCACCCTTTTCTATATATTTAACTGCAACTATACTTTTTCTTGCTACTTTTTTCACATTTTCTTCATTCGGTGTACATCTTTTTATCCCATCTCCCATTGATAATTCAATGTTTCTAATACTACTTACCATTTGTTTAAGTTCTTCTGGTTCAAGAGAAGCTCTATGATCTGGCCCTTTCATTTCTTTATCTAATGTAAAATGCTTTTCTATGACACAAGCCCCCATTGCTACTGCAGCAATGGAAACTTCTATACCTATAGTATGATCAGAATATCCTACTGGTAATTTAAAGGCTTGTCTCATCGTTTCCATAGCTTTTAAATTTACATCCTTATAAGAAGTAGGATAATTTGATGTGCAATGCAGAAGAATAATCTGATTATTACCTTCCTGTTGAATCCATTTAACTGCCTCTTCTACTTCTGCTAAACTTGCCATGCCTGTAGATAAAATTATTGGTTTATTTTTGCTAGCTACATATTTAAGCAATGGCTTATTAGTTAAATCGCCAGAGCCTAACTTATACATTTTAACACCCAATTTTTCTAATAAGTCTACACTATCTATATCAAAGGGAGTTGAAATAAACATAATCCCTTTTTTTTCACAATAATTATATAACTCTAAATGATCCTCATATGTTAATTCTAATTTTTTCAACATCTCATATTGAGATTCATTAGTTTTTGTATTTTGTTTCTGATACTCGGCTTTTTCAGCCTTTTTTGTAACAAGTTTGTCAGCTCTAAATGTTTGAAATTTTATAGCATCTACTTTTGCATCAGCAGCTGCATCAACAAGTTTTTTAGCTAAATGCAAATCCCCATTATGATTTACACCAGCTTCTGCTATAATAAAAGTTCTATCTCTCAATAAATCTTTATTTAGATACATTTTTTATACTCTCCTTAATAACTAATTCAGCTATTTTAAAATCTAATTCCGTATCAATATCGATAGATTTCATGACATCCATTATATAAGGCATAACAGTATCTCCATAAAAACTCTTTCTCTCTTTTATAACATTAACTGAAGTCAAATAAATTGCACCATTTAACTGGTATGCTTTAGGCATATCCTGTCTACGTGTATATTTTTCCTTTTTAAGAACAAAATCTTCAAGTCTACCCTTATTATCAATCTTTTTGCATAAATAAGGATGTGTTATAGCTTCACAAACACTTATAACGCTATCACAAATATTTTTCTTATATAAATCAATACAATTTTCTATATCTTTACTATCTCTTAAAGGAGAAGTTGGTTGCAGTAACATTATATCTTTATAATAGATGCCTTTTTTCTCAAAATGCTCTATAGCATGTAATACAACATCTATTGAATTTGCTGTATCTGTAGCCAAATGTCTAGGTCGTATAAAAGGTATATTAGCACCATAACTTTCAGCTATAGCAGCAATTTCTTCACTATCTGTAGATACAATTATATTAGAAAGCCTGTCAACCTTTGCAGCTTCGATAATAGTATAGGCTATAAGTGGAATACCATTTAATTTTCTTATATTCTTTTTTGGTACTCCCTTAGACCCACCTCTAGCTGGTATAATTGCTAATATACTCATACTATTAATACTCCTTTTATTGAAAATATATCTTATATCTATAATATCGACAAAAACTCCAATATTTTTAAATACATATTTAAACATAAAAATTACTGTTTCTCAGTTAATTTTTCCATATCTTTTATACATTCATCTAATAAAGGAATAGAATAATCTATTGCCTCCTTTATACCGCTATACAATAGCTCACTTTTTTTAGCTATACGCATTCCTTTTTGTCTTTCACTTTCATCTTCTTCTGAATTTAACACATTAAAAACACTATAAATAACTGGCTGCAAAACAGAATTTATCAATTCAAATTGTGATTTTCTATCCTTTATGTAGTTATCTATTTTGTCCAGTTTTTCTAAAATTTTATCTGTTTCTGCAGTATTATATCTATTATTCTTATATATCTTATATAGTTTTGAGCTTAAATCTAAAGCTTTTTCACATTTATTTTTAATCCTTTCAAATTCTTTTCGAATTTCTTTATAATTATCTATAATTTTAATAATATCTTCTTTTTTAATTACACGTTTATTGTCAAAAATATCTTTTATTTTTCTTGTAACATCTATATCTTCTAAACAGTATTTATCTATTACTTCTGCAAAAGTCATAACTTTTGTGCCTTTTATCTTTGCTCCGCCTTCAGTAGCGTCAATATACATCTTTTCAGATTTATCTTCAGCAATTTGTTTTTCAAACCATACTAAAAATGTATATAAGCCCGCATCTGTCAAAATATCTTGACCATTTATGTCTTTAACTGTCATATATATTTTATTACTTTTTGATTTTTGATCATCTAATTTGTTCCTACCATCATACATTGTACCTTCTGCATGAGTTTTTTTACCCGTATATGCTAAGTCTTGCCCTATAAAAATAATAGGAT from the Caloranaerobacter ferrireducens genome contains:
- a CDS encoding nucleotidyltransferase family protein; protein product: MRRDISNILISPDMKIKDIIEVIDRGALGIALVVNEERHLLGTITDGDIRRAILKGMSFEEKAEKIMNENYVFVGQGASKRFINRLFEIKQIRQIPILDDDGRVIDIVLLNDILKKSDKENWAVIMAGGLGTRLRPLTYEVPKPMLKIGDKPILETIIEQLSSYGFKNILLAVNYKAQIIESYFRDGKDFDVNIEYIHEKQRLGTAGALKLAKQYLDKPFIVMNGDILTKVNFERFLEYHKNNKFDITIASKKYDIQIPYGVLDINETRVQKIEEKPKMNFFVNGGIYCVNPELIEYIPDNEYYDITELINKALENNCNVGSFPIREYWLDIGQIPDYERAIQDYYNIFRSEACATKE
- a CDS encoding acetyltransferase, which gives rise to MKEKVILIGGGGHCKVVIDAIKRENRYEIVGITDIRSIGEKVLNVPIIGNDSKLQEIRNSGINKALITLGSIKDNSYRISLYDKVKRIGFSFINVIHPQAIIGEQVFMENGNVILPGVIINACTRIGNNCIINTGSIIEHDCVIGDHVHISPGVKIAGGVKIGKGSFIGIGSTIIQGVKIGNNVTIGAGAVVIEDIPDNAIVVGIPAKNIKYKDDENEKRY
- the neuC gene encoding UDP-N-acetylglucosamine 2-epimerase, producing the protein MTRIAVLTGTRAEYGLLYWIIKTIHDDPNLELQLIVTGTHLSPEYGLTVKEIEKSGIPIAEKIDMILSTDSEQGIAKSMGVLMISLAQSLERLRPDILLILGDRYEVLAAASTAVAMNIPIAHLCGGESTEGAIDEQIRHAVTKLSHIHFAQSEFYRQRIIKMGEEEWRVHNIGIIAFENIKRLPLLSKTQLEKELGIKLDNTNFVVTYHPVTLENDSLEYQIDNLLNALSRFKANIIFTYPNADSGGRLIIDKIKQFQTHHQNAHVYFSLGQIRYLSLLKYSDVMIGNSSSGILESPFFKLPTVNIGNRQKGRMRPPNVVDVSYNEDDIVEGINKALNKEFRNSLNNKINIYGSGDCSSQVVKIIKEALLNKNLLKKKLSFK
- the neuB gene encoding N-acetylneuraminate synthase, which codes for MYLNKDLLRDRTFIIAEAGVNHNGDLHLAKKLVDAAADAKVDAIKFQTFRADKLVTKKAEKAEYQKQNTKTNESQYEMLKKLELTYEDHLELYNYCEKKGIMFISTPFDIDSVDLLEKLGVKMYKLGSGDLTNKPLLKYVASKNKPIILSTGMASLAEVEEAVKWIQQEGNNQIILLHCTSNYPTSYKDVNLKAMETMRQAFKLPVGYSDHTIGIEVSIAAVAMGACVIEKHFTLDKEMKGPDHRASLEPEELKQMVSSIRNIELSMGDGIKRCTPNEENVKKVARKSIVAVKYIEKGEVITEDKIAIKRPEYGIKPKYIDEIIGYKAVQSIKEDTPITWNMIRKEDA
- a CDS encoding cytidylyltransferase domain-containing protein: MSILAIIPARGGSKGVPKKNIRKLNGIPLIAYTIIEAAKVDRLSNIIVSTDSEEIAAIAESYGANIPFIRPRHLATDTANSIDVVLHAIEHFEKKGIYYKDIMLLQPTSPLRDSKDIENCIDLYKKNICDSVISVCEAITHPYLCKKIDNKGRLEDFVLKKEKYTRRQDMPKAYQLNGAIYLTSVNVIKERKSFYGDTVMPYIMDVMKSIDIDTELDFKIAELVIKESIKNVSK